In Ochrobactrum vermis, the following proteins share a genomic window:
- a CDS encoding glutamine amidotransferase encodes MNIEFDPFLSTPWLIAILVPLALLVLATIALRMRGGLIRLLAAAALALALFNPVIINEEREALKSVVAVVVDRSQSQELGSRRADTDAALKAVQDQLATMPQFETRVVEAGKPGENEDGYATRLFGPLARSLLDVPPSRVAGAIMITDGQVHDIPANKNALGFDAPLHGLVTGKPDEFDRRIRFNKAPRYGISSKPLEMSFTVIDEGKSLGSPAPVEIRVNGETVSEEEAQVGQETPITITLPRAGVNIVEVATPALPGEVTDTNNRAVATVDGVRENLRVLLVSGEPHNGERTWRNLLKSDAAVDLVHFTILRPPEKQDGTPINELSLIAFPTRELFVDKVNEFDLIILDRYQHRDVLPLLYYDYIAQYVENGGALLVAAGPEYAGDMSIARTPLYSALPAMPTGAVTEKAFYPRLTNIGKRHPVTRGLDGSEQEPPHWSRWFRTIDITAPQGETVMSGADNKPLLVLNRVGKGRVGMFLSDQGWLWARGFEGGGPYASLYRRIAHWLMQEPELEEEALTATGNGRTLSIRRQTMGDNPGTAAVTTPSGKALQVNLVQSKPGLFEGSLQTDEIGIFRVKNGDLEALAHVGPIDAPEFADSISTAGRLKPLAEATGGSVHRVHASADSSIRVPTITAVGSNRAASGNDWIGLRETSDTQLKSVNRLPLFSGFLALGLLLFVFGSMWYREGR; translated from the coding sequence GCTGAAAAGCGTGGTCGCTGTGGTGGTGGATCGGAGCCAGAGCCAGGAACTCGGAAGCCGCCGTGCCGATACGGATGCCGCCTTGAAGGCGGTGCAGGACCAGCTTGCAACCATGCCGCAATTTGAAACCCGCGTGGTGGAAGCTGGCAAACCCGGTGAAAACGAAGACGGTTACGCAACCCGGCTGTTCGGACCGCTGGCGCGTTCGCTTCTCGACGTGCCGCCATCCCGCGTGGCAGGTGCGATCATGATTACCGACGGTCAGGTGCACGATATCCCCGCCAACAAGAATGCGCTCGGTTTCGATGCACCGCTGCATGGGCTTGTGACCGGCAAACCGGACGAATTCGACCGTCGTATCCGCTTCAATAAAGCGCCACGCTATGGCATCAGCAGCAAGCCGCTCGAAATGTCATTTACGGTTATCGATGAAGGCAAGAGCCTCGGCAGTCCTGCGCCGGTCGAAATCCGCGTCAATGGCGAAACCGTCAGCGAGGAAGAAGCGCAGGTCGGGCAGGAAACTCCGATCACCATCACCCTGCCGCGCGCCGGGGTGAACATTGTCGAAGTCGCCACGCCAGCGCTTCCCGGTGAAGTAACGGACACCAACAATCGTGCCGTGGCGACCGTGGACGGCGTTCGTGAGAACCTGCGCGTTCTGCTCGTCTCCGGCGAGCCGCACAATGGCGAGCGCACCTGGCGCAACCTGCTGAAATCCGATGCTGCCGTCGATCTGGTTCACTTCACCATTTTGCGCCCGCCGGAAAAGCAGGACGGCACACCGATCAACGAATTGTCGCTGATCGCGTTCCCGACGCGTGAACTCTTCGTGGACAAGGTCAACGAGTTCGATCTCATCATTCTCGACCGCTACCAGCACCGCGATGTGCTGCCGCTGCTCTATTACGATTACATCGCGCAATATGTGGAAAATGGCGGTGCGCTGCTGGTCGCAGCCGGACCGGAATATGCAGGCGACATGTCGATTGCACGTACGCCGCTTTATAGCGCCCTGCCAGCCATGCCCACCGGAGCCGTGACGGAGAAGGCGTTCTATCCCCGCCTCACGAATATTGGCAAACGCCATCCTGTCACGCGCGGCCTCGACGGCAGCGAACAGGAACCGCCGCACTGGAGCCGCTGGTTCCGCACCATCGACATCACCGCGCCGCAGGGCGAAACGGTAATGAGCGGTGCAGACAACAAGCCGCTGCTGGTGCTCAACCGCGTCGGAAAAGGCCGCGTCGGCATGTTCCTCTCCGATCAGGGCTGGCTTTGGGCGCGTGGTTTCGAAGGTGGGGGCCCCTATGCTTCCCTCTATCGTCGCATTGCCCACTGGCTGATGCAGGAACCTGAGCTGGAGGAGGAAGCGCTCACAGCAACGGGCAATGGCCGCACGCTTTCCATCCGTCGCCAGACCATGGGCGATAATCCGGGTACAGCGGCCGTTACGACACCTTCCGGCAAGGCATTGCAGGTCAATCTGGTGCAAAGCAAGCCGGGCCTGTTCGAAGGTTCGCTGCAAACGGACGAGATCGGTATCTTCCGGGTGAAGAACGGCGATCTGGAAGCACTGGCCCATGTAGGGCCGATCGATGCGCCGGAATTTGCAGACAGCATCTCCACGGCAGGTCGCCTGAAGCCACTTGCCGAGGCGACCGGCGGCTCGGTCCATCGCGTGCATGCGAGTGCCGACAGTTCGATACGGGTTCCCACGATCACCGCAGTCGGCAGCAATCGTGCGGCCAGCGGCAATGACTGGATCGGCTTGCGTGAGACGTCGGATACGCAACTGAAAAGCGTCAATCGCCTGCCACTGTTCTCTGGCTTTTTGGCACTCGGCCTGCTGCTCTTCGTCTTCGGCAGCATGTGGTATCGCGAAGGGCGTTAA
- a CDS encoding GNAT family N-acetyltransferase has product MQQLELTYAQECPAHDIEIEAINAEAFGPGRFTRAAHFIREGGPHALDLSFVALMGGIVVGSVRQTPAVIGKTPALLLGPLAVRPEWKKRGIGGKLMRMSLEAATKAGHKLVILVGDEPYYAPFGFKMVPPGSMIMPASVDPRRMLACELTAGAASGVSGTVRHANRASL; this is encoded by the coding sequence ATGCAGCAGCTTGAACTGACCTACGCGCAGGAATGCCCGGCGCACGACATTGAAATCGAAGCCATCAATGCCGAAGCTTTCGGACCGGGACGGTTTACCCGTGCCGCGCATTTCATCCGCGAAGGCGGTCCGCACGCTCTCGACCTTTCCTTCGTTGCGCTTATGGGCGGTATCGTGGTGGGGTCGGTGCGGCAGACGCCGGCTGTGATCGGCAAGACACCCGCACTCCTGCTCGGACCGCTTGCGGTCAGGCCTGAATGGAAGAAGCGGGGTATTGGCGGCAAGCTGATGCGCATGTCGCTGGAAGCGGCGACGAAAGCCGGTCACAAGCTGGTCATTCTTGTCGGTGACGAGCCTTACTATGCTCCGTTTGGCTTCAAGATGGTGCCGCCCGGTTCGATGATCATGCCAGCGTCGGTCGATCCGCGCCGGATGCTCGCCTGCGAACTGACCGCCGGTGCCGCAAGCGGTGTCAGCGGCACCGTGCGTCATGCCAACCGGGCTTCTCTGTAG